The Diaphorobacter ruginosibacter genome contains a region encoding:
- a CDS encoding branched-chain amino acid ABC transporter permease: MLYRENGQIKTSYRADQQILPIEQDRHAMLALLVTASVLIPSLASDYVLRAIGIPFLIMSLAALGVNILVGYCGQISLGSGAFMAIGAYGAFNLMARIPDMPLIPALLLGGFFAMIYGIGFGLPSLRVKGLYLAVATLAAQFFSDWLFLRVKWLTNHSSSGSVSVGNLHVGSLPIETPIQKYLFCLAFVIFFALIAKNLVRSAVGREWMAIRDMDVAAAVIGIRPTYAKLSAFAVSSFIIGIAGSLWAFVHLGAWEPAAFSVEISFRLLFMVIIGGMGSIMGGFLGAAFIVLLPIFLSQALPAVGGVFGFAISTATIAHIETMIFGGLIVWFLIVEPHGLSKLWSLGKQRLRIWPFPH, from the coding sequence ATGCTCTACAGAGAAAACGGCCAGATCAAGACCAGCTACCGCGCCGACCAGCAGATCCTGCCCATCGAACAGGATCGCCATGCCATGCTCGCGTTGCTCGTCACCGCCAGCGTGCTCATTCCCTCGCTGGCCTCCGACTATGTCTTGCGGGCCATCGGCATTCCCTTCCTGATCATGTCGCTCGCCGCACTGGGAGTGAACATCCTGGTGGGCTACTGCGGGCAGATTTCACTGGGATCGGGGGCCTTCATGGCCATCGGTGCGTACGGTGCATTCAACCTGATGGCACGGATTCCGGACATGCCGCTGATCCCTGCCCTCCTTCTTGGCGGGTTCTTCGCCATGATCTACGGGATCGGGTTCGGACTGCCGAGCCTGCGCGTCAAGGGACTGTATCTTGCGGTTGCCACGCTGGCAGCGCAGTTCTTCAGCGACTGGCTTTTCCTGCGGGTGAAATGGCTGACCAACCATTCGTCTTCGGGCTCCGTGTCGGTCGGCAACCTGCACGTCGGCAGCCTGCCCATAGAGACGCCCATACAGAAATACCTCTTCTGCCTTGCGTTCGTGATCTTCTTTGCCCTGATCGCCAAGAATCTCGTTCGCAGCGCCGTCGGCCGGGAATGGATGGCGATCCGCGACATGGACGTGGCAGCCGCGGTGATCGGCATCCGGCCGACCTACGCCAAGCTGAGCGCATTTGCCGTGAGCTCCTTCATCATCGGGATCGCGGGCAGCCTGTGGGCGTTCGTGCACCTGGGCGCATGGGAGCCCGCCGCCTTCTCGGTGGAGATCTCGTTCCGCCTGCTCTTCATGGTGATCATCGGCGGCATGGGCTCGATCATGGGCGGTTTTCTCGGGGCTGCGTTCATCGTCCTGCTGCCCATCTTCCTGAGCCAGGCCCTTCCCGCAGTGGGGGGCGTCTTCGGCTTCGCCATTTCCACCGCCACCATCGCCCATATCGAGACGATGATCTTCGGTGGATTGATCGTCTGGTTCCTCATTGTCGAGCCCCACGGGCTCAGCAAATTGTGGTCGCTTGGAAAGCAGCGTTTGAGGATCTGGCCATTTCCTCATTGA
- a CDS encoding branched-chain amino acid ABC transporter permease, which yields MSFFLETLFGGLMAGMLYALVALGFVLIFKASGVFNFAQGAMVLFAALAMARFSEWIPQWFGIGSALVANVLAFLMAGLCMVLIAWLVERLALRYLVNQEGATLLMATLGISYFLDGLGQTIFGSNIYQINIGMPKDPVFILEQAFEGGLLINKEDLYAALIAAVLVATLSVFFQKTATGRALRAVADDHQAALSIGIPLNRIWVIVWSVAGVVALVAGMIWGSKLGVQFSLATVALRALPVLILGGLTSVPGAIIGGLIIGVGEKLSEVYLGPLVGGGIEIWFAYVLALVFLLVRPQGLFGEKIIDRV from the coding sequence ATGTCCTTCTTTCTAGAGACGCTGTTTGGCGGGCTGATGGCGGGCATGCTCTATGCCCTGGTGGCCTTGGGATTCGTGCTGATCTTCAAGGCCTCCGGCGTATTCAACTTTGCCCAGGGAGCGATGGTCCTGTTCGCTGCACTGGCCATGGCAAGGTTCTCCGAGTGGATACCCCAGTGGTTCGGCATCGGAAGTGCGCTCGTCGCCAACGTGCTGGCATTCCTGATGGCCGGGCTGTGCATGGTGCTGATTGCATGGCTCGTGGAGCGGCTTGCGCTGCGCTACCTGGTCAATCAGGAAGGTGCGACCCTGCTGATGGCAACCCTGGGCATTTCATATTTTCTGGATGGACTGGGGCAGACCATCTTTGGCAGCAATATCTACCAGATCAATATCGGCATGCCCAAGGACCCCGTGTTCATCCTGGAGCAGGCATTCGAAGGCGGCCTTCTCATCAACAAGGAGGATCTCTATGCCGCCCTGATCGCGGCCGTCCTCGTCGCGACACTGTCCGTCTTCTTCCAGAAAACGGCAACGGGACGCGCACTGCGCGCCGTGGCCGATGACCACCAGGCCGCGCTGTCCATCGGCATTCCGCTCAACCGCATCTGGGTGATCGTCTGGAGCGTCGCAGGCGTGGTGGCCCTGGTCGCGGGAATGATCTGGGGATCGAAGCTGGGCGTTCAGTTCTCGCTGGCCACCGTGGCCCTGCGCGCACTTCCCGTGCTCATCCTCGGCGGGCTCACCTCCGTGCCCGGAGCCATCATCGGCGGCCTGATCATCGGCGTCGGGGAAAAGCTCTCCGAGGTCTACCTGGGCCCCCTGGTCGGGGGCGGCATCGAGATCTGGTTCGCCTACGTCCTCGCGCTCGTGTTCCTGCTGGTTCGCCCCCAGGGGCTGTTCGGCGAGAAGATCATCGATCGCGTCTGA
- a CDS encoding ABC transporter ATP-binding protein, with translation MSKRQIGDVILDVRHISLRFGGVKALTDISLDVREHEVRSIIGPNGAGKSSMLNCINGVYIPQEGSINFRGRSFNQLSSRDVAQMGIARTFQNLALFKGMSVIDNIMTGRNLRIRSSLLSQAFRNPFGLGGAQREEEKHREFVERIIDFLEIQAHRKTPVGQLPYGLQKRVDLGRALAMEPQVLLLDEPMAGINLEEKQDMCRFILDVNDEFGTTIVLIEHDMGVVMDISDRVVVLDYGRKIADGTPDEVLNNEEVIQAYLGTTH, from the coding sequence ATGAGCAAACGACAGATCGGCGACGTCATCCTCGACGTCCGGCACATCAGCCTGCGCTTCGGCGGCGTCAAGGCGCTCACGGACATCAGCCTCGACGTCCGCGAACATGAGGTGCGCTCCATCATCGGCCCCAACGGAGCAGGCAAGAGCTCGATGCTGAACTGCATCAACGGCGTGTACATCCCGCAGGAAGGAAGCATCAACTTCAGGGGCAGATCCTTCAATCAGCTGAGCAGCCGCGATGTGGCGCAGATGGGCATCGCGCGCACGTTCCAGAATCTTGCACTGTTCAAGGGCATGAGCGTCATCGACAACATCATGACGGGGCGGAATCTGCGCATCAGGAGCAGCCTGCTCTCGCAGGCCTTTCGCAACCCCTTCGGCCTGGGCGGCGCGCAGCGCGAGGAAGAAAAGCACCGCGAATTCGTGGAGCGGATCATCGATTTCCTGGAGATACAGGCCCACCGCAAGACGCCCGTCGGCCAGTTGCCCTACGGGCTGCAGAAACGTGTCGACCTGGGGCGCGCCCTTGCAATGGAGCCGCAGGTGCTGCTGCTCGACGAGCCGATGGCCGGCATAAACCTCGAGGAGAAGCAGGACATGTGCCGCTTCATCCTCGATGTGAACGACGAGTTCGGAACCACCATCGTGCTCATCGAGCACGACATGGGCGTGGTGATGGACATCTCGGACCGGGTCGTCGTTCTGGACTACGGCAGAAAGATCGCCGATGGGACCCCGGACGAGGTTCTGAACAACGAAGAGGTGATCCAGGCCTACCTGGGCACCACGCATTGA
- a CDS encoding AMP-dependent synthetase/ligase: protein MQPTFPRLMLKQAATRPKAPAMREKEYGIWQTTSWSDLARMVQEIAGGLHLAGLQRNEHLVLLGSNRPRLYATMLAAQSLGAIPVPLYQDAVATECVFPINNAEVRFCVVEDQEQVDKLLEVRDQCPRLARIWYDEPRGLRNYEETCLEGLDALMDLGRQFTRDHPDFYHGQVEQGSAADVAAMFFTSGTTGNPKGVVHTHASLIDRAQAGARFDQLKDTEEVLAYLPPAWIGQNIFSYAQWLAVGYVVNCPENASTVSIDLKEVGPTYYFAPPRIFEGLLTHVMIRMEDASTVMRWVFSSCMELARRVGPALLDGKPVGMWDRIRYRIGDALIYGPLRNNLGFSRVRVAYTAGEAIGPDLFSFYRSIGINLKQLYGSTETAVFVCLHPDRDVRSDTVGIPCEGVQIKIGENGEVLVKTPGLLKEYYKNPGATAEVISDDGWYHTSDAGFLDASGHLKIIDRIKDVGRLQGGPFSGAMFAPKYVENKLKFFSFIKEAVAFGDGRDRVCVMVNIDFDAVGNWAEKRNLPYAGYTDLAGKPEVCELVRDCVEKVNLDLSRDGMLAGSQVSRFLVLHKELDADDGELTRTNKVRRGFIGDRYSVLVDALYGTQTEQFVQTQVKYEDGRTGSISATLRLLDAKTFPPSETAEGVHRV, encoded by the coding sequence GTGCAACCGACCTTTCCCCGCTTGATGCTGAAACAGGCCGCAACACGTCCGAAGGCCCCGGCGATGCGGGAGAAGGAGTACGGCATCTGGCAAACCACGAGCTGGTCGGATCTTGCGCGAATGGTTCAGGAAATCGCGGGCGGCCTGCACCTGGCGGGACTGCAGCGGAACGAGCACCTGGTGCTCCTCGGGAGCAATCGTCCGCGCCTCTATGCGACCATGCTGGCGGCCCAGTCCCTCGGTGCGATTCCCGTTCCGCTCTATCAGGACGCCGTGGCGACGGAATGCGTCTTCCCCATCAACAACGCGGAAGTGCGCTTCTGTGTCGTCGAGGACCAGGAACAGGTGGACAAGCTGCTGGAAGTGCGCGACCAATGCCCCCGGCTCGCGCGCATCTGGTATGACGAGCCGCGCGGCTTGCGCAACTACGAGGAGACCTGCCTGGAAGGGCTCGATGCCCTGATGGACCTGGGCCGGCAGTTCACACGCGACCATCCCGATTTCTACCATGGCCAGGTGGAGCAAGGCAGTGCCGCCGATGTCGCCGCCATGTTCTTCACCAGCGGCACCACGGGCAATCCCAAGGGCGTGGTCCACACCCACGCGTCGCTCATCGACCGCGCCCAGGCAGGAGCCAGGTTCGACCAGCTGAAGGACACGGAAGAAGTGCTGGCCTATCTGCCACCTGCGTGGATCGGACAGAACATCTTTTCCTATGCGCAATGGCTGGCGGTGGGCTATGTCGTCAACTGCCCCGAGAACGCCAGCACCGTCTCCATCGATCTCAAGGAGGTGGGGCCGACATACTATTTCGCGCCGCCCAGGATCTTCGAAGGGTTGCTGACCCATGTGATGATCCGCATGGAAGATGCCAGCACCGTCATGCGATGGGTGTTCAGTTCCTGCATGGAACTGGCCAGGCGCGTCGGCCCTGCCCTGCTGGACGGCAAACCCGTGGGCATGTGGGACCGGATCAGGTACCGGATCGGCGATGCCCTCATCTATGGTCCGCTTCGCAACAATCTTGGATTCTCGCGGGTGCGGGTGGCCTACACGGCGGGCGAGGCGATCGGTCCGGATCTCTTCAGTTTCTATCGCTCTATCGGCATCAATCTCAAGCAGTTGTATGGTTCCACCGAAACGGCCGTCTTCGTGTGCCTGCACCCGGACAGGGACGTGCGATCGGACACGGTGGGCATTCCTTGCGAAGGCGTGCAGATCAAGATCGGAGAGAACGGCGAGGTGCTCGTCAAGACGCCCGGACTGCTCAAGGAGTACTACAAGAACCCGGGAGCGACGGCGGAAGTCATCTCGGACGATGGCTGGTATCACACCAGCGATGCCGGCTTCCTTGACGCCAGCGGACACCTGAAGATCATCGACCGCATCAAGGACGTGGGCCGTTTGCAGGGGGGGCCGTTCTCGGGTGCCATGTTCGCGCCCAAGTACGTGGAGAACAAGCTGAAGTTCTTCTCGTTCATCAAGGAGGCAGTGGCCTTCGGCGATGGCCGCGACCGTGTCTGCGTGATGGTCAACATCGACTTCGACGCGGTCGGGAACTGGGCCGAGAAACGGAACCTGCCCTATGCGGGGTACACCGACCTGGCCGGCAAGCCCGAGGTGTGCGAGCTGGTCAGGGATTGCGTGGAGAAGGTCAACCTCGACCTGTCCCGGGACGGCATGCTCGCGGGCAGCCAGGTCAGCCGTTTTCTTGTGCTGCACAAGGAGCTGGATGCCGATGACGGCGAACTCACCCGCACCAACAAGGTCCGCCGCGGCTTCATCGGCGACAGGTACTCCGTGCTTGTCGACGCGCTGTACGGCACGCAGACTGAGCAATTCGTGCAGACACAGGTGAAGTACGAGGACGGACGGACCGGCTCCATCAGTGCGACGCTGAGGCTGCTGGATGCAAAGACCTTCCCTCCCTCAGAGACGGCCGAAGGAGTCCACCGCGTATGA